The Spirosoma sp. SC4-14 DNA window CTCCTTATAAATGGTTAAAGTCAGTGTTCTGATTATTACATACAATCAGCATAAATTTATTCGTGAAGCCATCGATAGTGCCGTAGCGCAGAAAACAACGTTTCCTATTGAAATATTGGTAGGGGATGATTTTTCGAGCGATGGCACACGTGAGATTATTCAGGAATATGAGCAGAAATACCCTGGCCTGGTGATTGGCGTGCTGCACCCGCACAACATGGGCAAAAACGGCGGTATCAATTTCCTGGAAACGCTGAAACGAGCCAAAGGGGAGTACTATGCGCTCATGGATGGCGACGATTACTGGACCGACCCGCTGAAACTTCAGAAACAGGCCGATCTGCTCGACGCACATCCCGACTATTCAACGGTTTTCAATAATGCGCTGATCATTTACGAAGACGGATCGCCGTCGCATGTGCTGAATGGACCGGATATGAAACCGTACTATACGGTAGATGATTTGATTGGCGAAGACGAAATCTGGTTCATGGCTACGTCGAGCACCATGTATCGGAATAATATTAAAGAATATCCAAAATGGTTTCGGGAATCGTCGAGTGGCGATATTCCCCGATTGATTTTAAAAGCAAAGCTTGGTAAAATTGGCTATATTCCAGACGTAATGTCGGTATATCGAAAAAACCGGGCCGGAGCCAGTTTTGCCGATAACTATTATGACGAGGCCTTTTTGCGGAATCGGATTCAGATGTATAGCGATATTAATCGCGAACTCGATTACCGCTACGACCGTGTGTTGCGCCGAAACATTGCCCGGTATTACCGGATGATGATGGACTCAAAACAGTATAAACACAGTTATTTTCGGCGGGCACGTCTGGCTATGAAATACCTGTATCTGGGCAAGCCAGACTGGCGTAAAACAAAAAATGTGATTCGGGATTATATTGTCCCTAAACCACTGGCAAAACTATACAGTACAATCCGGCTATTGCCGCATCGATAACTATGGAGGCCGCAGGGGCGGTTCACCTTTTGATTGATTCACCGATTAAGGAACAACAAACCGAGAACGTAATGCCTCACGGGCGGCTCCGTGAACACTGACAGATGAAACTAAGCGTTGTTATT harbors:
- a CDS encoding glycosyltransferase family 2 protein — encoded protein: MVKVSVLIITYNQHKFIREAIDSAVAQKTTFPIEILVGDDFSSDGTREIIQEYEQKYPGLVIGVLHPHNMGKNGGINFLETLKRAKGEYYALMDGDDYWTDPLKLQKQADLLDAHPDYSTVFNNALIIYEDGSPSHVLNGPDMKPYYTVDDLIGEDEIWFMATSSTMYRNNIKEYPKWFRESSSGDIPRLILKAKLGKIGYIPDVMSVYRKNRAGASFADNYYDEAFLRNRIQMYSDINRELDYRYDRVLRRNIARYYRMMMDSKQYKHSYFRRARLAMKYLYLGKPDWRKTKNVIRDYIVPKPLAKLYSTIRLLPHR